In a single window of the Lepidochelys kempii isolate rLepKem1 chromosome 21, rLepKem1.hap2, whole genome shotgun sequence genome:
- the BLACAT1 gene encoding bladder cancer associated transcript 1, translating into MPQFTFACFCGLHGFCKMKRKKEEPSAEQETSV; encoded by the coding sequence ATGCCCCAGTTCACCTTCGCTTGCTTCTGCGGGCTCCATGGCTTCTGCAAgatgaagaggaaaaaagaagagCCCAGCGCAGAGCAGGAGACGTCCGTGTGA